A region from the Pararge aegeria chromosome Z, ilParAegt1.1, whole genome shotgun sequence genome encodes:
- the LOC120636456 gene encoding dnaJ homolog subfamily C member 22, whose translation MSAQLGNMQQKKSVLSAYLLWIFGGIYGLHHFYLGRDFQAFVWWTTLGGFGGWLADVVNIPRYVRDANGEPVHMLELVKKMRQCKKPPFSVNRFTGMLAVGYTWASLLLSAVPNDEVWDINFKFLNWLVPLAAALGVWAVGNIGREKGGLKWPLLAAYASYPIRYYYYDKSVWITLMVLTSALVFDSYSKQWRRDPPKKRHVAKRLAVLGVCATLYLSLWASSLYFNDTFTDADGVRIPIYQALEQLVYGEWWSDVQQFVFDVYQFAQHHGWYEVWKQVVELCDPEDEQNAYKVLGVGPDASQQEITRRWRRLSRENHPDKAKLEDRRAAQEKFMEIQQAYEILSVGKHRRFSRNKKDNSVQDGPIHM comes from the exons ATGTCAGCTCAACTGGGGAATATGCAGCAGAAAAAGTCTGTTCTTAGTGCGTACCTTCTGTGGATATTCGGTGGGATATACGGATTGCATCATTTTTACTTGGGTAGAGATTTCCAAGCATTCGTGTGGTGGACAACTCTTGGCGGTTTCGGAGGGTGGCTGGCTGACGTGGTGAACATCCCGCGGTATGTGAGAGACGCTAATGGAGAGCCAGTCCATATGCTGGAGCTCGTGAAGAAAATGCGACAGTGTAAGAAG CCACCATTCTCTGTGAACCGTTTCACTGGCATGCTAGCTGTGGGCTACACTTGGGCTAGCTTGTTGCTGTCCGCCGTGCCAAATGATGAGGTCTGGGATATCAATTTCAAGTTTCTCAACTGGCTGGTTCCCCTAGCTGCTGCCCTGG GTGTATGGGCAGTGGGCAATATAGGCCGGGAGAAAGGCGGTCTCAAATGGCCGCTCCTCGCTGCGTACGCGTCGTACCCCATCCGCTACTATTACTATGACAAGAGCGTGTGGATAACACTTATGGTGCTGACATCCGCGCTGGTGTTCGACTCCTACTCGAAGCAGTGGAGGCGAGACCCACCGAAAAAACGACACGTGGCCAA GCGTCTAGCGGTGCTGGGAGTGTGCGCCACCCTGTATCTCTCGCTCTGGGCGAGCTCGCTGTACTTCAATGACACGTTCACGGACGCAGACGGTGTGCGGATCCCCATATACCAGGCTCTGGAACAACTGGTCTACGGCGAGTG GTGGTCCGACGTGCAGCAGTTCGTATTCGACGTGTACCAGTTCGCGCAGCACCACGGCTGGTACGAGGTGTGGAAGCAGGTCGTCGAACTCTGCGACCCCGAGGACGAGCAAAACGCTTACAAG GTGCTTGGAGTTGGTCCGGACGCGAGCCAGCAGGAGATAACCAGACGCTGGCGCCGCTTGTCCCGGGAAAACCACCCGGATAAGGCCAAGTTGGAAGACCGGCGAGCGGCCCAGGAAAAGTTCATGGAGATCCAGCAAGCCTATGAAATCCTATCTGTGGGCAAGCACCGTCGGTTTTCTCGCAACAAGAAGGACAACTCCGTACAGGACGGTCCCATACACATGTAA